The genomic segment TGCTCCTCTGGTGTGTGCCCTGCGCCGGTGGTGTCCGGCGCGTTCGCGAGATCGGTGTGCTCCGCGCTGTGCGCGCCCCCGACCTCGCCTTCGCCTGGCTTGCCGTCCTGCGGACCCGTAGTCATACGCACGCGCCGACGAATCGGCGCGACCTCCTTCCGACCCGGTGGTAACCCGTTTGGTGCAGCACCCTAACCCGTACCCCGTACGCGGCGTGCCCCGAATCGCTGACCGGGTCAAGCCGCCATTGGGTGCGCTTACATTTGCGGATCACCCCGGAATCGGCAAGCACGGACCCGCGTCAATCGGAACGCGATTTATCCCCGCACCCGGTGCCACCTGGGACAATCACGATTTCCCCCCACTTTCGCGCGAAGTCGCCGATACACTGCGTTCAACAGCCGGGACGGGCTTCGCCGCAGGTGGGAGCGTCCCATACGCTGGTCTGGTGAGCCGGATCCGCAGTGAGCACAGCGCGTTACGCGTCGTGCGCGGGACGTTGCTCGCCTCGACTTCGGCGGCCCTCGCGGTGACCGCCCACGGGCTGGCCGACGGCGCCATGCCCAGCCCCTCGCTCACCCTCCTGCTGACTGCCCTGATCGGGTGGACCTCCACCGCGCTGGCGGACCGCACGAAGGGGCTCCCCGGCATCCTGCTGGTGCTGGGCCCGGCGCAGGTGGTGATGCACTTCGTGCTCACCGAACTGAGCGGGCACACGTCCGTCCACAGTGGCGGCGGTGTGCTCGAAGGCACCCTGCCGATGACCGCCGCGCACGCGCTCGCGGTGCTCGGCACGGCGGTGCTGCTGGCCCGCGCCGAGTCGCTGCTGGCGGTCGTGGTGGCGAGCCTTCGACTGCTGCTGCCGGTGGTCTGGACCGCGGTCCCGGTGCGCGGCGGGCCCGTGCGGCCGGTGACCGTCCACCCCGAACTCTCCGCCGGGGCGATCCCGGTGTTCCTGCGCACCGTGCTCGGCCGCCGCGGTCCGCCCGTCGCCGCCTGAACCTTCCTTGCCGGACCGCGTAGGCACTGTCACGGTCCTTACGAACCCCCTTGTTCAGGAGCGAATTTTCATGTCGACAAAGCGATTCATCCAGCGTGCCACCGTGCTCGCGGGCGTGGCCGGGCTCACCGGCCTGATGGGTGCCGGGCTCGCCTCGGCGCACGTCACCGCGGACTACTACGGGCAGGAGCCGCAGAAGGGCGGCCGCGGCCTGATCGTGCTGCGCGTGCCCAACGAGGAGACCGACGCCGGCACCACCAAGGTCGAGGTCGCCTTCCCCGCCGAGTACGGCATCACCTCGGCCAGGACCAAGCCGGTGCCCGGCTGGACCGCCGAGATCACCAAGGCCACGCTGCCCACGCCGGTGAAGAACGGCAAGGGCGCCGACGTCGCCGAGGTGATCAGCAAGATCACCTGGACCGCGCAGGACGGCAACAAGATCGCCGCCGGATCCGCGGAATACCAGGAGTTCGAGTTCAACGCCTCGACCCTTCCGTCCACTGTGGACACCCTGGTGCTGCCGGCCACGCAGACCTACGAGAGCGGCAAGGTGGTCGCGTGGGACGCGCCGCCGCCCCCCGAAGGCGGCGAGGAGCCGGAGCACCCGGCGCCGACGATCAAGCTGGCCGCGGCGAGCAGCGGTGGCGACCACGGGCACGAAGCCACCGCGGCGGCCTCGGGTGAGCAGGCGTCCGGGCACAACGAGGCGTCGGCCTCCGCGGGCACCGACAACACCGCGCGCTGGCTCGGCGGGGCCGGTCTCGCGGTCGGCGCGCTCGGCCTCGGGGTCGG from the Amycolatopsis magusensis genome contains:
- a CDS encoding YcnI family copper-binding membrane protein, translated to MSTKRFIQRATVLAGVAGLTGLMGAGLASAHVTADYYGQEPQKGGRGLIVLRVPNEETDAGTTKVEVAFPAEYGITSARTKPVPGWTAEITKATLPTPVKNGKGADVAEVISKITWTAQDGNKIAAGSAEYQEFEFNASTLPSTVDTLVLPATQTYESGKVVAWDAPPPPEGGEEPEHPAPTIKLAAASSGGDHGHEATAAASGEQASGHNEASASAGTDNTARWLGGAGLAVGALGLGVGAGATIRARKSGKASS